The following nucleotide sequence is from Capra hircus breed San Clemente chromosome 4, ASM170441v1, whole genome shotgun sequence.
CGTTGAGGGTTGGGAGACCAGCCGGTCTAAGTGGGACACGAAGGTGTGTGCAGAGGTCTCCAGGTGGTAGCATCCATCTTGGAAGTGCAACAGGAAGCCGCATTCCTCCAGACATGGAATTGGTGCATCTACCCAGACTCGGCCCATGGTAGGGTCAGCCCGGGCATAGCAGTGGTTGAGGGGGCTGAAGAGGATCACGTGGACGTGCAGGGCTGGCCGAGGGGTCCACATGTGGTAAGCTGAGAGGACCCGGGAGGTACAGAAAACATCCTCGCCATCAGATTCCAGGTAGCGCCCACTGATGATGCACTGGAGGGTCCATTGGCCATTGCGGTGGAAACGGATGAGGAAGCACCCGTGATGGCTTGTCCTTGGCCGCCCGTAGCACAGAGAACCGTCTGCCTCGCACAGAAGGTAGAGACCCTGCAAGCTTCTTAGTCGTACCACAGCCTGTGTGTCATGCTCATTGCTCACTAGGATCTCCCAGGTCTGGAGGCATcgggagggagaagagggataTTAGTCCTGCAAAGAGGCTAGACCGAGGAGCCCTCTAACCATCACCCCTGGCATCACTCCAGGACATTCACTGAGATCAACCACCTTCCTTCCACATAGGCCTCCTAACTGTCCTCTCTTCTAGCCCCTCGTCCAGCAGTAATAAGATCATCTCAGGGCACTTCCACCACTGGAGCCAAAGGACTTCTCAAGATCCCAAGAGACACTGTAGGTAACCACCTCCTCCAGGTAATGGAAGGTAAAACCCCCTCTCTCTTCCTTGATCACTTCCTTAAATACCTAATTTTCCAATAAAAGCTTTGGGTTaagtctttcttctctcttttctcactATTTCCCCTGGACAGCACAATCAGCCAACACATCCACCCACCAGAACCACTTTTCCAACATGGCAAGAAAAGAGCAAGACCTCTGACAGGCAGGCCACGGGTTCCAGGGATGAGGATGGGAGCACAGACAGTCGAGATGCAATTGTCTGTTTCAGCTGTGACCAGCTTTGTTACAAGCAAGAGGAGCTTGTTACTGTCTCTCTCTCTAGCACCATCCCAGAAGTGCCTACAGcactctgtaaaatgaggaccaGCTCTCCAGTGGCTTCTAGAGGAGCCCATTCTCAAATTACAACCAAGATGTAGAACTTGCAGTAACTCCACTGGCCCAACCTCCCCAGACGCCTGCAATCCTGCCTTCTAGCTTGggctctcctcctctccttttggTGATAACGCAACCCTTCTGTGTTGGGATAGAGGATGGGGAGCAGCCAGAGCAAGACAAGGTAGCAAAGCCAGGGCTGAGGCTTCACCATGTGGGCCAGGTTtagagagagggaaatggcacaaTGGAGGCCTGTGAGCAAAAGCCTGGCTTGCCCTCTCAATGGCAGAGGCTAGAAAACTGATTAGGTTGAAAATATAtccacgcgtgcacacacacacacacacacacacacacagacacagacacagagacacagacacagacacagacacacacacacacacacacacactcatacagcTTGGCTACCAGGAAAAAGGGTTCCAGCGCAGGTTTGCTCTGTTACCTGTCTCCGGCCCAAGCCCTTTGCCGTAGCTGTGACCGTATTCTTATATGGTTGATAACTGAGGTAGGATCCTGCCCAGCTGATGAGCCCAACCCTTAGGTCCTCAGCCCTGGGTTGTCTTGGCGTCCACTCTACCTCCTCCATGGGGCCAGCCCCACAGGTGATGACTCAGTCCGGCCCAGCCTTCCCCCCAGTGGTGAGGTTCCACAGGCCATAGGGCCTGGAATCAGGCTCTTAGTACCCACCGGAAGATGTTCCCAGAGTAAACTTTCAAGGCAGAGGCTGGCCCAGGGCCCAGTGCCTCTGTGACCCGGGAGCATTGTGACTGTGGGGGCTGCGCCTTGTCCCACCAGAGGGGAAAGGGCACTGCCCAGCAGCATCAATCCAGAGGAAGTGGGTCCAGAGCCTCTGGCACTCGCCTCCCTGCATCCCTCCAGGCATCAGGTAGCTCAGTCTGGGAATCAGAACTCAGCGTGGGCCAGCGACCACGTGTGATTTCAGGCAAGTCTCTCCCCTCTTCACTTGTGTGCCTTATTTTAATCACAGGGTAGAAATCAACCTCTTTCCTTTCTAGGAAGTGGATTCTTCCTGGCTCCCTTGGGGCTCAAGTGTTTTTAGAATTCAAGATATCCAAGAAAAATCTATTAACTTTTACGGCTCTTGGGTGGATGAGGCCAAATGGTCTCAGGAGATACTTTTCAGCGAGTGTAAGGAAACCCTAGATACTCATCAATGGTCAGATTACTCATGCTTATCAGAAATGGCTGGCTTGTGGGCAGGGTAAGAATGGCCCAGGTTGGGATGGGCACAGGGCACCCTCCTCAGTCCCCAAGGGTGCTGCTGCTGGCAGCCAGCCAGGTTGCCCTTAAAGATACCAGCCCCTCCCTCACCAGTCTCCACTGGCCGAGAGCCTCCAGAACCCACTGCCTCCAAAGCTCATGGAGAAAACCGGCACCTGGAGAAACCGGCAACGTGAAATAAGAAGGGAGAAAGGTCAAAAGAAACAGAAGTGGTGATGGTGGGTTTGTTGAGCTTTGCTGGAATGCAAAGGGAAAAAGGCGGAGTGAACCACACTTGGAGAATACTCTACACACTTGATCCTGTACATGTATCTTCCTGTTCCCTGTagatggagtctccccaggtagaAAGAGCTGCAGTGGTGCACAGTAAGGGACTATAATCCCCATgcactgtgtgcatgctcagtcacttagtcctgaCTATAGCCCTGactacggactatagcccaccgggctcctctgtccatggggattctgcaggcaggaatactagagtgggttgctaagccctcctcgaggggatcttcccgacccaaggatggaatccatgtctcttacatctcctgcactggtgggtgtgttctttaccactagcgccacctgggaagctctccccAGACCCTGCCTGCACTTAAGTCACtagatcctgacccagggatcgaacccatgcctcccgcactgcaggtggattctttaccatctgagccaccagggaagccctaccaagGTTTTATAAAATAAGGCCAATAGACGCTGAGCGACAGAATCACCTGGTTAATTTTAGAGATGCAGATTCTTGGGTCTCAGACCAGTCCTGAAGAATCACTTTCAGAAGTGTGATTATTCTTAATATCCCCCCTGCCTCGTTTCAATGTGCATAGTCATCattaagaaccactgctctaagCAGCTGGGAGGTGGATGGGAAATGGGAGTCAGGTGGTTTACGAACCCATGAAGGTAGAGCCTGTTACCCGCAGCAAAGGCCCCTTGGAATTGGGGAAGGAATGGAATTTCCTCCATTGGAGGCCCTAAATACTTCTAGTCTTGAGTAAGGAGGGAGAAGCTGAGCTAGATGAGGGTAAGGTTGTGTGTGCGCTTGGGGTAAGGGGTTGGCTTGGCAGGCTTAGCTGCTTTGCTATCGTTGTCGtttagtctcagtcgtgtccgactctcgagaccccatggcctgcagcctgccagactcctctgtccatggatttcacaggcaagaaaactggagtgggttgccatgtccttcctccaggggatcttcccatcccagggattgaacctgtgtctcctggcaggtggattctttaccgctgagccaccagggaagccctagcaacTTTGAGCCCTGGCCCCGCCATGACCATATTATCTTTGCAGCCAGTaacccagccccccagccccccacttgTAGGCTACACACAACACGGAGTACAAACCACAGCAAATTTATTACTCAATATCCAGTGCCACATCATAGCACCACCCGGAGCCCTCACCTCCCCTTCCCACCTGGCCCAAAGGGTACACCCGAAACGGAAGAAAAAAAACTCAACCCGGATCCCTGCTCCTCTTCTGGAAGAAGGGGCCTTGGCCCTGGAAACCCCTTTCCACAGGTCCCAGTGGACAGGAGATCAGATCCCTCCGTGCCCAGAGAGTGGGGCTCCAGGCTCCCAAAAGAGAGAGAGCATGCAGGCAGGAGCAGTGGCCTGTGTCTGCgggggaggaggagctgggagggaAGGGCACTGCCTGAGGAGTCCGGGAGTCTGGTCCTCCCAGGATGATGCACGCGGGAGCTTCTGGGCAGCAGGGGCCGGCCCCTGGTTGGCTAGCGCTTTGACAGCTCGTGCGACAGCCAGTCCAGCCCGTCGTACAAGCCTGTGCCCTGGGTGGCACAGGTGGCCTGGACGTaccactgtggggagggggaaagaaagaGGTCAGCGGCAGGGACAAAAAAGGAGATGCCTTTGTTTCCTGCCAGGCCTGGGGCTTCCTGGGGCCAGGCGGGCCCTCACCGTGCGGCTTCGCAAGTGCTGTAGCCCCAGCTTGTCGGTCAGCTCGCTCACGGGCATGGCGTTGGGCATGTCCTGCTTGTTGGCAAACACCAGCAGCACTGCATCCCGCAGTTCGTCCTCCTGCAGCTGGGGGAGGTGAAGGGGGTGGGTGGAACGCAGCTGTGCATGGGAGCCCCCCCGCCCTTCTACCTTTTAGCATATTTGTGGGAAGAACAGAATACTGTGTCATCTACTGAACACGAGACAGACAGTTACCAACTGCTTAAGTCCAGCAAGGGTCTTTTTCTAATTAGACTACTTGCCCTAGTCAAGATGACATTTCCAAATGGCAAAACAAGAATGTAAGAGGATGTTTCCTTCCACCTGGTATAACTCTCCCCTCCCCATAATCTCAGGCTCAGCTGTGAAGACAGGAGagaaaattcaaaggaaaagtCAGTCTAATACTTTCTACCTGACCCCGATTCAAAACAGGGTGAGTTACTTCTAGTGACTGTGCCCACAAAGAGAAAGGTACGTTCGCGGCCCGTGAGGCACTTTCTGACTCTCACACCCGCACGAGACTTCTCTTCCCCGGGGCTCTGGGtgctcaccatcttctggagttcgtCAGCAGATTCTTGGACCCGCTCTCGATCATTACTGTCCACCACAAAGATGAGGCCCTGGGTGcaaaggaagacaggaaggaggaGCTATCTCCCGAGTCTGGGACACACACATCCTCCTCTGGACCCTTTGCTTTTCTGCCCGTCTTTAATTGTGTTGAAAGCTTGCTCATCTAGTAAGCCTGCTCATTCCATAACGATCTGCAGTTATCCTAGCACAAACTGGAGACATCCTGCAACGGATGCAGCCTCTGCCCTCAGGCAAGCGGTCTAGCAAAAAGATGTGCAAGGCAACAGTGAAAGACATGTGATGAGCCCTAAATCAGGCAGCTTGGATTCAGAACTCTGCTTCTAAGGAGAAGCAGAAGGTGGCTGGCTAAGTCTCAAAAGGATAAGGGCAATCTGAAGAGGCTCGCCTACAAATGAGGGTGAGAGGCTGTAAGGGTTTTTTCCTGGCTCGGGGCCAACACCTCAGCCTTCCTAACCCTAACATCTCTTCCCCTGGGGGTGGGGTAGCCCCAACCTGAGTGTTCTGGAAGTAGTGCCGCCACAGAGGCCGAATCTTGTCCTGGCCTCCCACGTCCCAGACTGTGAAACAGATGTTCTTGtattccactgtttccacattgaAGCCTGCAGATAATTGTAGAACATATGAGGCAAAAGTCCTGAAAGGAAGGAACTCATTAACACTAAGTGGATTCAGGAGGGACACAAAACCAGAAGGCAACGATCGAGGCCCCAGGAAAAAGAACCCCAAGAGGCCCGACAGTCCACAGGCCGGGCGGCGCTAGGTCACATCCATCCCGAACATAGAGATACCCTGACCCACTTCTCAGGTAGCAGGATTCGATTTCAGGGTCAGTTCCCGGCAGATAAAGGCCTGGGGCAGAATACGGAGCAGATCGTCGGAAGGGACCCCGCCGCGCTCCCTCTCCTCCCGGCCTCGCCTCCGAACTCACCTATGGTGGGAATGGTGGTGACAATCTCCCCCAACTTCAGTTTGTACAGGATTGTGGTTTTTCCAGCCGCATCCAAGCCAACTGCAACGGAGAGGGGCACAGGGATGGAGATGAGAGCCAGGGAGCCCTCTAGAgcccagggaaggggagaggccaAGACAACCGATGCTGACGGGGGCGGAGAGCCCGGGCGCCTCCAGGTGCGCGCTGCTATCTACCTTCCGGGCCTTGAGGGCTGTCGGGGTGGGGAGCGCCAACTCCTGCCCCCAGAGCGGGCAAGGGACGGCGGAGGACTGAGGGGAAAGAGGCGCAAGAGAAAGGCCGAGCGCTCCTTTTAAAAGTCGTCTCCAAGGGCGGGGAATCCTCCCTTCTTACCAGCCGGGCTGGGGCGCAGGGAGCTTCACCCCACCCAGGCCCGCAGCTCCGGGTGTCAGGCCCCGGAGGCGGTGCTGCAGACCGCGATCCACCCGAGAGTAGTGCCCCCCGGGGGGTAAGGACGTGGGTGACTCGGGGTCGAAGACACGAGTGAGCAGGGGCTGGAGGGACGCGGGGGCAGCAGGGCTGCGCAGGGGCCGGAGCTCGCGTCCGGGCCGCGAGCTTGGTCTGCCTCACCCATGAGGATCCGCATCTGCTTCTTCCCGAAGATCCGCGAAAAGAGCGCGGACACGGTGAGGCCCATGgcggggccgggggagggggcgcGGGCACCGACGCGAGGTGCGGGCTGGAACCGGCCGGCCGCTGGGGGATGgggcgcagcagcagcagcagcagcagcaggaggaggtaCCGCCGCCGCCTCCGCGCGTCTCGGCCCGCCCTACGTCACCTCGGGCCGGCCCCCGCTctggccccgccccagccctcagccccgcccctccgccccgCCTCCACCCCGCCTCCAGGCCCTGGCTCCGGAAGACTGAAGCTGAGCGAGTCTTCACCGCGTCTACGGTTAGGGCGCCAGTTTCGAAGATGGGAAGGCCCTGGGTCTCCCCAGGCTTCTAGCTCGCCAGTCAGGTCCTTGGAGCTGAACCAGCAACCCGAGCGAAGCCGAGAAAATCCTACGACGCTCCGTAACGGCCCTCTACCCCCATCTTCAGTAGCCAGTCGCCGGGCTTTGGTTTGTTGCGTCCAACACACACTGGGCTCCGGTTTAGCTCTTGGTAACCAGCAGccttgactgtgtgcatcacccCCCCAACCCGGGGGAGGGGGACGGAAATACCGTGCAaatgtcttcctttttccttttgtcctcTCAGCTCCCAGCGAGGGACTTGGAACGTAGTAAGTGGTTCAGTGACCATAGACTCTCGAGGAGTACGCCGCAGGTGGAGGAAGATGTGCTTCATGGTTCCTTAATACTCTAGTTTCAGAGAtccgcggagaaggcaatggcaccccactccagtactcctgcctggaaaatcccatggaggaggagcctggtaggctgcagtccatggggtcgccaagagtcggatacgactgagcgacttcactttcacttttcactttcatgcattggagaaggaaatggcaacccactccagtgttcttgcttggagaatgccagagacgggggagcctggtgggctgccatctatggggtcgcacagtcggacacgactgaagcgacttagcagcagcagcagcagaccctacTCCTGTATACTGCAGGACTCCGCTTTCTCCTAGAAGGCCCTGGCAATAACGCCTTTCAGGTCGCACCGGGCAGCCTTTCTGAAGCTCCTTCCTCACTCTGCCACAGACCCGGGGACCAGGATTTTTGATGCACAGCTATCCTGTGAGGAAGCCCTCGCCAAAGAGCTTCACCAGTTATTTCCCCACTAATCTTAGCATCAAAGGGGGGAAATTGCAAGATAggaattaatttaaatttctctTATGACAGAGACTGGGTCGATGCCACACCCAATACTTATAAAACAAATGCTGTCTTGGTTGAATGGACTAACTGGTTGCTCAGTGGAGCAAAGACAGACGTTTTGCTTATTCTGGATTCTCAGCGGGCTTCTAGGATCAATTGCTGGTACAGTGGACACGGTGAGGTGAGCTGGGATCAGAGAACGTTTGTTCCTTCgttccttcctttcctcattaaataaatatctattgagTACCCATTAGGTGCCATTGTTCCAGGCCTCATTTCAAATACCAGTTCTACCCCCCATCCCCCACTTTTTAGGGCTTGATTTCAACAGTACAACCTAtcattttctcatctacaaaaggAGACTGATATCCATCCTAATTGCCTCATGAGGTTATGGTGAAGattaaaatgatattaaaatgatAATGTATCTGAATGTTTTCTATGATGCAGCTGGATGTTTTCTGGGCTACCAAGAAACTGGGTTTCAAAAGACTTCTAGTGTCTGACCATCACTCTAAAGAGAACAGATTTTGGGTGTCAAGTATGAGTGAATACAAGACTCCTATTCCTCAGAGGCTTACATTCCTAAGAAAGCTTTTACAAGATTGAAGAGCACACTTAAAAGAGTTCTAATATAATAACACAACTAGTGGTGATCTTTAGCTCTTTCAATTAGCCTTGTTTCTCTCTGTCCTAACATCTTTAtattttgaacttttaattttgtgttggggtatagccatTTAACAgtattgtggtagtttcaggtgaacagtgaagggactcagccatacatatacatggaacCATCCTCCCCGTAACCCCCCTCCCAtacaggctgccacataatgttgaacagagttccatgtgctatacagtaggtccttgttggttatccattttaaatacagggacttcccaggtggcttactagtaaagaatgcctgccaagcaggagactggagttcgacccctgggtcaggaagattctctagagaaggaaatagtaacccactccagtattcttgtctgggaaatcccttggacagaggaagctgatgggctacagtccatcaggttgcaaagagtcagtcataactcagtgactaaacagcaacagcagccgTGTGTACGTggccattccaaactccctaactatcccgtCCCCTCTAGGCAACtataagttccttctctaagtctgtgagtcattttccattttgtaaggaagttcatttgtatcatttctttttagattccacatataagggatgccatacgatatttctccttctcttcactcagtatgacactctctgggtccatccatgttgctgcaaatggcattatttcatcctttttaattAGCCTCTTTACATCCCTGTTATCATTGCTCTATTTCACTATCATTTGATCCCCATGACTGAAAATGGTCTTCTGCACTTTGGTATCTCCACCTTGTCATACAAGACTTGATGCCACTCTTGTGATGGAAATCCTTTAGTGTCTTATAACCAAAGGTAAAATCCAAATACCTTAATTTGGGTGCTCATCTATTATGTCAGCAGTATCTGTTGCCAGCTTCTTTGCATACCCTAAGCTACTGCCTTGAAATGATTCTCAATGCTTCCCAGGTGAGACAAACTCTCTGATGCTCCAGAGTCCTTGCAAGttttccctctgcctagaatgttgttttggagaaggcaatggcacaccactcggtacttttgcctggaaaatcccatggacggaggagcctggtgggctgcagtccatggggtcgccaagagtcagacacaactgaacgacttcattttcattttcactttcatgcattggagaaggagatggcaacccactccagtgttcttgcctggagaatcccagagacgggggagcctggtgggctgccgtctatggggtcgcacagagtcggacacgactgaagtgacttagcagcagttaggAGAATGTTGTTTCCCTCATTTCTAGTTAGATGGACAATCAGTACTTACTCTTCAAATTCCAACTCATTTCCCCTGAAAGCCTGCCCTGTCTCCCTTAGACAGGGCTCCCTCCTCTTAACTTCAGTATCACTTTGAATATACTTGTGTTTGCATGGCTGCTGCTTCTCTAGATGTGGGCTCCTTGAGGGTAGGAACTTGTCCCTTCCTGGTGATCACCTGGCATAGCACTTGGTATGTTGAGAATCAGACTGATCTACATGGGATTCTAAACCCAAGGCTATGTGACCTTGGTgtattacttaacttctctgtgcctcacgtTGCACTATCTGTAAAATAGTGCTAATGATACTCAGCAGATTAATCATAAAGACTAAATAGCAAAACTCTTGTGAAGCTTCTGAAATATAGGTGGCACTTAGAATGGACATGATgcctatatatatttatttttatatatttgttaaatgaacccAGCAGAACTCAGGAAAGGTGTAATAATAATTATACACCGTCTAGGTGTCAATTACTGTCCTAGAAAGGGTTGTCATCTTTGTGGTCTATATGGTAGTCTTAACTGTTGCTCTTTAAGGACAACGGTACTGAGCACCCAAACAGTGGGGCCTGTCATTTACCCGAGTCTTTGGTAAGGACTCTGCAAAGTCGCCCCCGTCCCTCGCTGATCTTAGCGCTAGAGCAAGATCAGGCGCTTTCATCAAACCAACATGACTCCGGTGTACTCGACTCTGCTTGCTTTGCTGTGGTGGAGAGGAACCAGCACTCGGCCGGAGAGTGACCAGTTCTCAGCCCTGCTGGGTTCTCTTCCCACCGGCCGGCTGAGGTAGCCCCGCCCACCTCGCG
It contains:
- the ARF5 gene encoding ADP-ribosylation factor 5, yielding MGLTVSALFSRIFGKKQMRILMVGLDAAGKTTILYKLKLGEIVTTIPTIGFNVETVEYKNICFTVWDVGGQDKIRPLWRHYFQNTQGLIFVVDSNDRERVQESADELQKMLQEDELRDAVLLVFANKQDMPNAMPVSELTDKLGLQHLRSRTWYVQATCATQGTGLYDGLDWLSHELSKR